In the genome of Haloarcula sp. CBA1129, one region contains:
- a CDS encoding glycerate kinase: MIHNRAALAGSAAREIALNCIEAAVDAAAPEAATMSTVSRDGETLTVGETTYDLGTYTDVVIVGGGKAAGGVTRVLESVLGDSISGGHVVVKQAIDTETVRSTVGDHPLPSERNVEATADILDTVDAADADTLVLFVLTGGASALLSAPIGDLTLEDLQTTTDRLLSGGVPIAEINAVRKHLSELKGGRIARRAAPATVAGLLISDVVGNDLSTIGSGPSVPDETTYEDALRVFDQYDLTPPPAVRDHLKVGRDGQLAETPFPDDSVFDRVTNHLISDNATALDAAAAVAREAGYEPLVLTSRLRGEAREVAKPLVAIAEESAATGTPVEPPAVLLAGGETTVTVTGDGGRGGPNQEFVLSGALSHDGNAVIAAVDTDGEDGSSDVAGAIADASAIDDRKRAHEALLANDAGSYLSEIEATVETGSTGTNVNDVAVLVIPDTSE; this comes from the coding sequence ATGATTCATAACCGGGCCGCACTGGCTGGCAGCGCTGCACGCGAGATAGCACTCAATTGCATCGAAGCCGCCGTGGACGCGGCTGCGCCAGAGGCCGCAACCATGTCAACCGTCAGCCGTGACGGCGAGACGCTGACGGTCGGTGAGACAACGTACGACCTCGGCACCTACACCGATGTCGTCATTGTCGGCGGCGGGAAAGCCGCTGGCGGCGTGACACGCGTACTCGAATCCGTTCTCGGTGACAGCATCAGCGGCGGCCACGTTGTCGTCAAGCAAGCTATCGACACCGAAACCGTCCGGAGTACGGTAGGCGACCACCCACTACCGTCGGAGCGAAACGTCGAAGCGACGGCCGATATTCTCGACACGGTCGATGCTGCCGACGCGGACACGCTCGTCCTGTTTGTCCTGACTGGCGGAGCCAGCGCGCTTCTGTCGGCTCCGATCGGAGACCTGACACTGGAGGACCTCCAGACGACGACCGATAGGCTCCTCAGTGGCGGCGTTCCGATTGCGGAGATCAACGCGGTCCGGAAGCACCTCTCGGAGCTGAAAGGTGGGCGGATAGCGCGGCGTGCGGCTCCCGCTACTGTCGCCGGGTTACTGATCAGCGACGTCGTCGGAAACGACCTCTCGACCATCGGTAGCGGTCCCTCAGTTCCGGACGAAACCACATACGAGGACGCCCTTCGTGTGTTTGACCAGTACGATCTCACCCCGCCGCCAGCCGTTCGTGACCACCTCAAAGTTGGACGAGACGGCCAACTAGCGGAGACACCGTTTCCCGATGATTCAGTCTTTGACCGGGTCACGAACCATCTCATCAGTGACAACGCGACCGCACTCGACGCTGCCGCTGCTGTCGCGCGAGAAGCCGGATACGAACCACTCGTGCTCACGTCTCGCCTGCGCGGGGAAGCCCGGGAGGTTGCGAAGCCGCTCGTCGCTATTGCCGAGGAATCTGCGGCGACGGGAACGCCGGTCGAGCCACCGGCTGTCCTCCTTGCCGGCGGCGAGACGACCGTGACCGTAACAGGGGACGGAGGGCGAGGCGGCCCCAATCAGGAGTTCGTCCTCTCCGGCGCACTGTCCCACGACGGCAACGCAGTCATCGCTGCTGTCGACACTGACGGCGAAGACGGGAGCTCCGACGTGGCCGGGGCTATCGCTGACGCGAGCGCCATCGACGACCGCAAACGGGCCCACGAGGCACTTCTCGCAAACGATGCCGGCTCGTACCTCTCTGAGATAGAGGCGACAGTCGAGACTGGATCGACCGGCACCAACGTCAACGATGTGGCCGTACTCGTTATCCCGGACACGAGCGAGTGA
- a CDS encoding NAD-dependent epimerase/dehydratase family protein translates to MSTNDVRNCRVLVTGGAGFIGSHLTSALAEENHVRVLDDFSTGQQANLPENVTVIEGDIRERDTVSEAMDDVDIVFHEAAMVSVPESIEQPVNCHEVNGSATVTVFDCARQQDARVVLASSAAVYGNPDTVPIKEAEPTDPRTPYGIEKHLGEQYARFYTERYGLPTVPLRYFNVYGPRGLDGEYAGVIGTFIRQAQAGNPLTIEGDGKQTRDFVYVDDVVRANLLAATTDTIGRPFNVGTGRSVSINELAKTVRDVVGADVAIKHVPERTNDIRESEADLSDARTLLGYEPTVPLRRGLESTLSVEGK, encoded by the coding sequence ATGTCGACGAATGATGTCCGCAATTGTCGGGTGCTAGTTACCGGCGGTGCTGGGTTCATTGGAAGCCATCTAACGTCAGCGCTAGCGGAGGAAAACCATGTGCGAGTCCTTGATGACTTCTCAACGGGACAGCAGGCAAACCTCCCAGAGAATGTAACGGTCATTGAGGGAGATATACGAGAAAGGGATACAGTCAGTGAGGCGATGGACGACGTTGACATAGTCTTTCATGAGGCTGCGATGGTTAGTGTCCCCGAGTCAATTGAGCAGCCAGTCAACTGTCACGAAGTTAATGGATCTGCGACCGTCACCGTCTTTGACTGCGCTCGACAGCAGGATGCACGGGTAGTCCTCGCCTCCAGTGCCGCCGTATACGGCAATCCCGATACAGTCCCAATTAAAGAAGCGGAACCAACCGATCCACGCACACCATATGGAATCGAGAAGCATCTCGGTGAACAGTATGCACGGTTTTATACAGAGCGATACGGCCTGCCAACAGTCCCGTTGCGTTACTTCAACGTCTATGGGCCGCGTGGGCTTGACGGGGAGTACGCCGGCGTAATCGGAACCTTCATTCGTCAGGCACAAGCCGGCAACCCCCTCACAATCGAAGGTGACGGGAAACAGACACGGGATTTCGTCTACGTCGATGATGTCGTACGTGCAAACCTGCTTGCAGCTACAACAGATACCATCGGCAGGCCGTTCAACGTCGGAACTGGACGAAGTGTCAGTATCAACGAACTCGCCAAAACCGTCCGTGATGTCGTGGGTGCGGATGTAGCGATAAAGCACGTTCCCGAGCGTACGAATGATATCAGAGAGAGCGAAGCAGATCTCAGTGACGCACGCACACTGCTTGGATATGAACCAACGGTACCCCTCCGAAGAGGGCTGGAATCAACGCTCAGTGTTGAAGGGAAATAA
- a CDS encoding glycosyltransferase family 4 protein produces the protein MYRAVVSAMNHPDPFNPYMGLFNFRSIRALSRTETEVDVVTPRPRAPPAGPYSEFGEIPSRHNYDSHEVHYPRFLYLLPQQLFKYTLSSRSFADMLPEYISTHFETPDICHAGHIHYDGYGLASYCRSNDVPLTVMGRGKILNNFYDLSQISRRKIRRTLDYADGVFCVSESLARIANEITDTPKATVLPNGADPSRYPTDNERAIRQELGIDRDTTVVMFCGGYTERKGINEICEALDDIRSDDVAFVFVGHYGDLRTELIGALKASNHDNYRVLWEVPPLGLRRWFAAADIFMLPSHAEGRPNTIYESMASETAVVASAVSGIPEQVEDGETGLLIPEKDPDALVTALNSLIDDPVKREQMGANGKTRLVSKGWTWEAHGRRLRTLHEAIIDGGELPSSEVLN, from the coding sequence ATGTACCGTGCGGTCGTAAGCGCGATGAACCATCCTGACCCGTTCAATCCCTACATGGGGCTGTTCAATTTCCGTTCCATCAGGGCACTGAGTAGGACAGAAACCGAGGTAGACGTCGTCACACCGCGCCCGAGAGCCCCCCCAGCCGGCCCGTACTCAGAGTTCGGCGAGATTCCGAGTCGACACAACTACGACTCCCACGAAGTCCACTATCCCAGATTTCTCTACCTATTGCCGCAACAACTGTTTAAATACACGCTCTCGTCGCGGTCGTTCGCGGACATGCTCCCGGAGTACATCTCGACGCACTTCGAGACCCCGGATATCTGCCACGCCGGCCACATTCATTACGACGGATACGGGTTAGCGTCGTACTGCCGGAGCAACGACGTACCGCTGACGGTAATGGGACGCGGGAAGATTCTGAACAATTTCTACGACCTCTCGCAGATCAGTCGGAGAAAGATCAGGCGAACGCTCGATTACGCGGACGGGGTTTTCTGTGTCAGCGAGTCACTCGCCCGCATCGCAAACGAAATCACTGACACGCCGAAAGCGACTGTACTTCCAAACGGGGCGGATCCATCGCGGTATCCGACGGACAACGAACGGGCGATTCGGCAAGAACTGGGTATCGACCGGGATACCACTGTCGTCATGTTCTGCGGTGGGTACACGGAGCGGAAGGGAATCAACGAGATATGCGAGGCTCTAGACGATATCCGTAGCGACGACGTAGCGTTCGTTTTCGTTGGCCATTACGGTGACCTACGTACGGAGCTTATCGGCGCGCTCAAAGCTAGCAACCACGATAACTATCGGGTCCTCTGGGAAGTCCCTCCCCTAGGACTCCGACGTTGGTTCGCCGCCGCCGACATCTTCATGCTGCCGAGCCACGCTGAGGGTCGACCGAACACGATTTACGAGTCAATGGCCAGCGAGACCGCAGTCGTCGCCTCTGCCGTGTCCGGTATTCCAGAACAGGTTGAGGATGGAGAGACGGGCCTCCTGATTCCGGAGAAAGACCCTGATGCGCTTGTTACCGCCCTGAACAGTCTCATCGATGACCCTGTAAAACGAGAGCAAATGGGCGCAAACGGCAAGACACGGCTGGTGTCGAAAGGATGGACGTGGGAAGCACACGGTCGACGACTCAGAACCCTCCACGAAGCAATCATTGACGGCGGTGAACTTCCGTCGAGTGAAGTCCTGAACTAG
- the wecB gene encoding non-hydrolyzing UDP-N-acetylglucosamine 2-epimerase — protein MTVSTAGFVLGTRPEIIKLAPVIQECHRRGLDTHVIHTGQHYSDSLDTVFFRQLGLSPPDTNLEVGSDDHGAQTGAMLAGIEEELHDAEPAVVFVQGDTNSTLAGALAGSKMDVDVAHVEAGLRSFDDDMPEETNRVIIDHISDHLFPPTEETAALLRDEGISEDRITVTGNTVVDAVETYDDKAASESRILSELGVAEGQFDLLTAHRAETVDDQNAFERILSGVSQASAQADREVIYPIHPRAEDRLEEFGIAVPDQIRPIEPLGFFDFLRLESTADVVFTDSGGVQEETSILGTPCVTLRYGTERPETAFAGANCVAGRDPVDIITAAMKMRGKSDDWTTPFGDGRAAVHILDAIPALAVEEPIKPTE, from the coding sequence ATGACTGTCAGTACCGCTGGCTTCGTTCTCGGAACGCGTCCTGAGATAATCAAGCTAGCACCGGTAATCCAAGAGTGCCACCGGCGTGGCCTCGACACGCACGTAATCCACACTGGGCAGCACTACTCGGACTCGCTGGATACGGTCTTCTTCCGACAGCTCGGGCTATCACCGCCGGACACGAACCTCGAAGTCGGCTCTGACGACCATGGGGCCCAGACCGGTGCGATGCTCGCTGGTATCGAGGAAGAACTCCACGATGCCGAGCCGGCGGTCGTGTTTGTTCAGGGTGATACAAACTCGACGCTTGCAGGCGCACTGGCGGGGAGTAAGATGGATGTCGACGTGGCTCACGTCGAGGCTGGACTCCGGAGCTTCGATGACGACATGCCCGAGGAGACGAACCGGGTGATCATCGACCATATTTCCGATCACCTCTTCCCACCGACCGAGGAGACAGCGGCACTACTTCGAGACGAAGGGATCTCTGAGGACCGCATCACAGTCACCGGAAACACGGTTGTGGATGCAGTCGAGACCTACGACGACAAAGCCGCGAGCGAGAGCCGGATCCTGAGTGAACTCGGCGTCGCTGAAGGGCAGTTCGATCTCTTGACTGCTCACCGGGCAGAGACAGTTGATGATCAGAACGCATTCGAACGGATTCTCAGCGGCGTTTCGCAGGCGAGCGCTCAGGCGGACCGAGAGGTCATCTACCCGATACACCCCCGGGCGGAGGACCGACTCGAAGAGTTCGGTATCGCGGTCCCCGATCAAATCCGCCCTATCGAGCCGCTGGGGTTCTTCGATTTCCTCCGACTGGAAAGCACAGCGGACGTGGTATTCACCGATTCCGGCGGCGTTCAGGAAGAGACGAGCATCCTCGGGACTCCGTGTGTGACACTGAGGTACGGAACTGAACGGCCCGAAACGGCCTTTGCCGGTGCGAACTGTGTCGCCGGTCGAGACCCAGTTGACATCATCACAGCAGCGATGAAAATGCGGGGAAAGTCCGACGATTGGACGACACCGTTCGGCGATGGGAGAGCTGCCGTTCATATCCTCGATGCGATTCCGGCACTCGCCGTCGAGGAACCAATCAAACCGACCGAGTGA
- a CDS encoding glycosyltransferase family 2 protein, whose translation MATESNAEWIAAEILRIHSRAHQAIVTAAVDADPQALAFARWLDAEVVDPSGSQIETDTPRERLRLHAKQSGYPGLVYHGGEEGSVNLPASREALKTAEKFAIDARIEPVTDPEPTVMVGIPAYNEAGTIGSVVESAMEYADTVLVVDDGSTDDTVEVAEAAGATVYEHDRNVGYGGALNSIFEQADRSDTDYLVVLDADGQHDPSDIPELIEQQRESDAEIVIGNRFDDGAETEMPLYRRFGLFTVNLMTNLSLGVLTPTKRISDTQSGFRAYSQAAISSLATDNSIGDRMDASTNILYHAHSNDYQIAEVPTTIDYDVETSNNLGPVEHGLTLVGNIIRTVEREHPIMLLGVPGVFFVLVGFVFTYLTMFNYLQTGSFPLGHALASTTFTITGILASFTGIILHSLELYRQ comes from the coding sequence GTGGCAACCGAGTCAAACGCCGAGTGGATCGCGGCCGAGATTCTCCGCATACACTCGCGGGCACATCAGGCAATCGTTACCGCTGCTGTCGACGCGGACCCGCAGGCACTCGCTTTCGCCCGCTGGCTCGATGCAGAGGTGGTCGACCCGTCCGGGAGTCAGATCGAAACCGATACCCCCCGCGAGCGGTTGCGGCTGCACGCCAAGCAGTCCGGCTATCCGGGACTTGTGTACCACGGCGGGGAGGAAGGGTCGGTCAATCTCCCGGCAAGCCGCGAAGCGTTGAAGACTGCCGAGAAGTTCGCCATCGACGCCCGTATCGAACCGGTCACTGACCCAGAGCCGACTGTTATGGTCGGAATCCCGGCGTACAACGAGGCAGGGACAATTGGGAGCGTGGTGGAGTCGGCCATGGAGTACGCCGACACCGTCTTGGTAGTCGACGACGGGAGCACTGACGACACTGTCGAGGTCGCGGAGGCGGCCGGGGCAACAGTGTACGAACACGACCGCAACGTCGGGTACGGCGGTGCGCTCAACAGTATCTTCGAGCAGGCCGACCGGAGCGATACCGACTACTTGGTGGTGCTTGACGCGGACGGGCAACACGACCCGAGCGATATCCCGGAGTTGATCGAACAGCAACGGGAGTCAGACGCGGAAATCGTCATCGGGAACCGCTTCGATGACGGTGCCGAGACCGAGATGCCGCTATACAGACGATTCGGGCTGTTTACAGTCAATCTCATGACCAACCTCAGCCTTGGAGTCCTCACGCCGACCAAACGGATCAGCGACACGCAGAGCGGCTTCCGGGCGTACAGTCAAGCGGCGATAAGCTCGCTCGCGACGGACAACTCAATCGGTGACCGGATGGACGCAAGCACGAACATTCTGTACCACGCGCACTCGAACGACTACCAGATCGCGGAGGTGCCAACCACGATAGATTACGACGTGGAAACGTCCAACAACCTCGGTCCGGTCGAGCACGGACTGACGCTCGTTGGGAACATTATTCGAACAGTCGAGCGGGAACATCCGATCATGTTGCTCGGCGTTCCCGGAGTCTTCTTCGTTCTCGTCGGGTTTGTGTTCACCTACCTCACGATGTTCAACTATCTACAGACTGGGAGCTTCCCGCTAGGCCACGCGTTGGCAAGCACTACCTTCACGATCACCGGTATCCTCGCGTCTTTCACCGGAATTATTCTCCACTCGCTTGAACTGTACCGCCAGTAG
- a CDS encoding glycosyltransferase family A protein, whose product MPEAGNTDDGTPLVSVIIPTYGRDEDLPSAIQSVFDQQYERVELLVVDDGSPTPVATTLPERLLSDERMTVIRHERNKGANVARNTGIRTANGDYIAFLDDDDRWDETKLRKQVDTFSRSPAETGVVYTWVKREHPSGTTVSTPTAAGDAVTDLLTGSNFGQFSSVLVDTDVIAEAGLPDERFPAWQDREWFFRLAQSCEFQPVEESLTYRQTGQDDSITSKFQQKRDVAYPLFVEKHGSLAAEYGRYYKRTFLASMRRSLARSAIRAGQYGEARKYFLLAFFANPLHRPVYPHLLPSLGGKWTYESIASLRRRFAETAPL is encoded by the coding sequence ATGCCGGAGGCAGGAAACACCGATGATGGAACCCCGCTCGTGAGTGTGATTATTCCTACGTACGGGCGAGACGAAGACTTGCCGTCCGCCATTCAGAGCGTGTTCGACCAGCAGTACGAGCGTGTCGAACTTCTCGTCGTCGACGACGGCTCGCCGACGCCTGTAGCGACGACGCTACCGGAGCGGTTGCTGAGCGACGAACGAATGACGGTCATCCGACACGAGAGGAACAAGGGGGCGAACGTTGCCCGTAATACGGGTATCCGGACCGCAAACGGAGATTACATTGCGTTTCTTGACGACGATGACCGGTGGGACGAGACGAAACTCCGAAAGCAGGTCGATACTTTTTCGCGGTCTCCGGCCGAGACAGGAGTCGTCTACACGTGGGTCAAACGGGAGCACCCGTCCGGAACGACGGTTTCGACCCCGACCGCGGCGGGCGACGCGGTCACCGACCTGTTGACGGGATCGAACTTCGGACAGTTCTCTTCGGTGCTGGTCGACACTGATGTGATTGCTGAGGCCGGACTACCTGACGAGCGATTTCCCGCGTGGCAGGACCGTGAGTGGTTCTTCCGCCTCGCCCAGTCCTGCGAGTTCCAGCCAGTCGAGGAGTCGCTTACGTATCGACAAACTGGGCAAGATGACAGCATCACGTCGAAATTTCAACAGAAACGCGATGTGGCCTATCCGCTGTTCGTCGAGAAGCATGGCAGCCTCGCAGCGGAGTACGGTCGATACTACAAGCGAACCTTCCTCGCGTCCATGCGACGCTCACTCGCACGGTCAGCGATACGTGCCGGGCAGTACGGCGAAGCCCGTAAGTACTTTCTACTGGCCTTCTTTGCTAACCCGCTTCACCGCCCTGTCTACCCCCACCTGCTACCTTCGCTTGGCGGGAAATGGACCTACGAATCGATTGCATCCCTGCGCCGGAGGTTCGCTGAGACAGCACCTTTGTAG
- a CDS encoding DUF1616 domain-containing protein codes for MASDADTGIEVDTLPVDLLLVGFLGLWQTSAVQSHAGQPSVQAVLGLGAVLIAPGYALVSLLFPRCAPETGLFDDCGGRIAPGERLVLAIGVSICLVPLLGLGLVLLSFGATTGLFQFSIGVTTVLLSVVAAGRRLRVPPAERFSPMRWVTTAWSQASLRPPDGVPVLHVLLVLGLLLSGTGIGYAAMSAERGEQFTEFALVAESDNGELVASEYPSQIPLGSSATIQVTIGNHEGQGLNYTVVVIAQRIDNGTVLSTARIDRFRTRVTAGETLTRPHEMTPPLVGEHVRVSYLLYRGEAPVGSNPRPESAYRRTHIWINVTRG; via the coding sequence ATGGCATCTGATGCAGATACGGGTATCGAGGTGGATACGCTCCCGGTCGATCTGCTACTGGTCGGATTCCTCGGTCTCTGGCAGACCTCCGCTGTTCAGAGCCATGCCGGACAGCCGTCCGTGCAGGCCGTTCTGGGGCTGGGAGCGGTACTCATCGCGCCGGGGTACGCTCTGGTTTCCCTTCTGTTCCCACGTTGTGCCCCCGAAACGGGACTGTTTGATGACTGCGGGGGACGGATCGCTCCCGGTGAGCGACTCGTTCTCGCGATTGGAGTCAGTATCTGTTTAGTTCCGCTGCTGGGACTTGGGTTGGTCCTGCTGTCGTTCGGTGCGACAACTGGGCTGTTCCAGTTCTCTATCGGAGTCACGACCGTACTTCTCTCGGTTGTTGCAGCGGGCCGACGGCTGCGCGTGCCACCAGCCGAGCGGTTCAGTCCCATGCGGTGGGTAACGACCGCATGGTCCCAAGCGTCTCTGCGGCCACCCGACGGCGTCCCGGTGCTTCACGTTCTGCTCGTACTCGGGCTTCTCCTCTCCGGAACCGGAATCGGTTACGCGGCCATGTCGGCGGAACGAGGCGAACAGTTCACGGAGTTCGCGCTGGTAGCTGAATCCGACAACGGAGAGCTCGTCGCATCGGAGTACCCGTCACAGATTCCACTCGGAAGTTCTGCGACGATACAGGTCACTATCGGCAACCACGAGGGACAGGGCTTGAACTACACGGTAGTCGTTATCGCTCAGCGAATCGACAACGGCACTGTTCTGAGCACTGCACGGATCGATCGGTTCAGGACCCGTGTCACAGCAGGCGAGACGCTCACGCGCCCCCACGAAATGACGCCCCCGTTGGTCGGGGAACATGTTCGAGTGTCATACCTTCTCTATCGCGGTGAAGCACCGGTTGGGTCGAACCCTCGTCCCGAGAGCGCGTACCGACGCACTCACATCTGGATCAATGTCACTCGTGGCTGA
- a CDS encoding glycosyltransferase yields the protein MDAPTRSDDESLAPTRAEQRSSVATGSDRPLLAFFIPDLSVGGAEQVAITIVNGLAERGYDIDLLLSRASGELQSELSEQVSVVELPPSKTPAVGVAAHLPSLVSYLHREKPAALFPHLEHPSIVCLTINRLLDTDTTVIPTQHSAFGHGVESTPKDRVVERVVPHLYPASDQIISVSEGVADSLVNQTPVDRGDVSVLHNPVDVERIRERASQPVDHDWVENSDRDVVLFVGRHAGQKNLNGWVRAFEQVVDRNPDVRAIIAGKGQCREDVVATVEQRGLSDVVSLPGYVDNPYRYMSKADTFLLSSRYEGLPTVLIECLSVGCPVVSTDCPSGPREILSDGEYGTLVPVGDVDGLANAVCDTLASPPDPERLRSRAGDFSPQPVFDEYERFLTEYVFATESAATVH from the coding sequence ATGGATGCGCCGACGCGTTCCGACGATGAGAGTCTCGCCCCGACGAGGGCGGAACAACGTAGCTCGGTTGCGACGGGTAGCGATCGACCGCTACTAGCGTTTTTTATACCGGACCTCTCCGTCGGCGGCGCGGAGCAAGTCGCAATCACAATCGTGAACGGACTGGCGGAGCGCGGATACGATATCGACTTACTCCTGTCACGCGCGAGTGGGGAGCTCCAGTCGGAACTATCTGAACAGGTCTCCGTCGTTGAACTGCCACCGTCCAAGACGCCGGCAGTCGGGGTGGCCGCACATCTTCCGTCTCTCGTTTCATACTTACACAGAGAGAAACCGGCAGCGTTGTTCCCCCATCTCGAACATCCGAGTATCGTCTGTCTCACTATCAACAGGCTCCTCGACACCGATACCACCGTGATCCCGACCCAGCACTCCGCGTTCGGACACGGGGTCGAATCGACGCCGAAGGATCGGGTCGTCGAACGAGTCGTTCCACATCTCTATCCCGCTTCGGATCAAATAATCAGTGTCTCGGAAGGTGTCGCCGACAGCCTCGTTAACCAGACACCGGTCGACAGGGGTGACGTGTCGGTTCTCCATAACCCCGTAGACGTTGAGCGCATCCGTGAGCGAGCCAGCCAGCCAGTTGACCACGACTGGGTGGAAAACAGCGACCGAGACGTGGTCCTGTTTGTCGGCCGACATGCAGGCCAAAAGAACCTAAACGGATGGGTCCGTGCGTTCGAGCAAGTCGTCGACAGGAACCCAGACGTACGCGCGATAATCGCAGGCAAGGGGCAGTGCCGGGAGGACGTAGTGGCAACAGTTGAGCAACGTGGACTCTCGGACGTGGTTTCACTCCCTGGATACGTCGATAACCCGTACCGGTATATGTCCAAGGCCGATACCTTCCTCCTCTCTTCGCGGTACGAGGGGCTGCCGACGGTGCTGATAGAGTGCTTGTCGGTCGGCTGTCCGGTCGTGTCGACGGACTGTCCGAGCGGTCCCCGCGAAATCCTCTCCGACGGGGAGTACGGAACACTGGTGCCAGTTGGTGACGTGGACGGATTGGCCAATGCAGTCTGTGACACGCTTGCTTCCCCACCCGACCCGGAGCGGTTACGGTCCCGCGCCGGCGATTTCTCGCCACAACCCGTGTTTGATGAGTACGAGCGGTTCCTCACCGAATACGTCTTTGCAACCGAGTCAGCCGCGACCGTGCACTAG
- a CDS encoding nucleotide sugar dehydrogenase, whose amino-acid sequence MTICVHGLGYIGLATASLFANDGTEVIGFDVDEDVIERLREGEPKVSEPDFESYVQNALEGNLTLSRQPRPADVHIICVPTPYDEVNGEADLTYVKDAGRNVATVLRPGDTVILESTVPPGTTTGILAPILSDEGLDVGDDVELGYTPETVMPGNTLAELRTNDRIVGGVDEASLRAIKSLYKPLTSGDIHVAADPTTAEFVKLAQNAERNVSIAYANTLALLAENYGVDVRSAISLANNHPRVDILNPGAGVGGHCLPVDPHFLSDGTGATELLDVASQVNDRMPEHVVRMLEDAVGSLHGKTVAVLGITYKGNVSDTRNSPGLEVAKLLGDVTTEARTAMDGGWGESSVTIHDPRATDARLQLVSLDTAVDDADAVIFGAAHDEFADLDPEAIGSKMSGRTVVDPVDVIDVEQWADHGFDVRTI is encoded by the coding sequence ATGACTATCTGCGTCCACGGACTCGGATACATCGGGCTTGCGACGGCATCGTTGTTTGCCAACGATGGCACCGAAGTCATCGGTTTCGATGTCGACGAAGACGTGATCGAGCGGCTTCGCGAGGGGGAGCCAAAGGTCAGCGAACCCGACTTCGAATCGTACGTCCAGAACGCACTAGAAGGGAATCTGACGCTAAGCCGCCAGCCGCGACCGGCCGATGTACACATAATCTGTGTTCCAACACCCTACGACGAGGTGAACGGCGAAGCAGACCTCACCTACGTGAAAGACGCCGGACGGAACGTAGCTACTGTTCTCAGGCCGGGCGACACCGTAATTCTGGAATCGACAGTCCCACCGGGGACGACCACCGGAATCCTAGCCCCGATTCTATCCGACGAGGGTCTCGATGTCGGAGACGACGTGGAGTTGGGGTATACGCCGGAAACGGTGATGCCGGGGAATACACTCGCCGAACTCCGGACCAACGACCGAATCGTCGGCGGTGTCGACGAGGCGTCGCTCAGAGCAATCAAATCCCTCTACAAGCCACTCACCTCCGGGGATATCCACGTCGCCGCAGACCCGACGACCGCCGAGTTCGTGAAACTCGCGCAAAACGCAGAGCGAAATGTCAGTATTGCATACGCTAACACGCTGGCACTACTGGCAGAGAACTACGGCGTCGACGTGCGGTCCGCCATCAGTCTCGCAAACAACCATCCCCGGGTCGACATTCTGAACCCGGGCGCCGGCGTCGGCGGGCACTGTCTCCCCGTAGACCCACATTTCCTGAGCGACGGGACGGGTGCGACGGAGCTACTCGACGTAGCGAGCCAAGTCAACGACCGGATGCCGGAGCACGTCGTCAGAATGCTCGAGGACGCTGTCGGGTCACTGCACGGTAAGACCGTGGCAGTCCTCGGAATCACGTACAAAGGTAATGTCAGCGACACTCGGAACAGTCCCGGCCTAGAGGTCGCGAAACTGCTCGGAGATGTCACAACAGAGGCACGCACGGCCATGGACGGCGGCTGGGGCGAGAGTTCAGTTACCATCCACGACCCGCGAGCGACGGATGCGAGGCTGCAGCTCGTTTCGCTCGATACCGCAGTTGACGATGCCGATGCAGTGATATTCGGGGCGGCACACGACGAGTTCGCGGACCTCGACCCGGAGGCTATCGGTTCGAAAATGTCAGGCCGAACCGTGGTTGATCCGGTCGACGTTATTGACGTGGAGCAATGGGCCGACCATGGGTTCGATGTCCGGACAATCTGA